CGCTTCGAGAGCAGCGGTCGCTTTCTTCAGTTGTGTCGCTCGCGAGGCGGTTGACTGCACCACCCGATCGTACTCCGAGCGGAGCAATTCAAGCTCTACATCGCGTGACGCCAGAGCTTCGACGGTCTCAGCCTTCACGCGCTCGAGGAGCGTGATTGCTTCGTCACGCGCAGTTCGCAGGATCTGCTCGGCTTCGGCATTGGCCGTTTCGGTAGTGGACGCCGCGGCTTCCCACGCCGCTGCTTTGGTAGCGTCCGCCTCAGTCTGAGCTTCGCCGATGATTGCGTCGACACCGTTTGTGGCGCTTGCGGCCTTCTGCTCGGCCTCTGCGATGATCGTTTCCGCCATATGGGTAGCGTTAGATGTTGCCGTTTCGGCGTCGGTTCGTGAGATGGCCAGGAGTTCCATGGCTTCACGCTTGGCACCATCAAGGATCTTGGCCGCTTCTGTGTCCGCTTCCTCTTTTGCTGTGGCGACAGCCTCTTCGGCGGAAGCAAGGAGTTCGTCCTTAGTCTTGGTCGCGGCAACCAGCGTAAGATGAATTGCCTCTTCCTGCTCTTTGGCGGCAGCGACGGAGGCACCGAGTTCGACAAGGCGCAGAGCCTGTTCATCGTGGCTGTTGGCCAGTTTACGAACCTGGGAATCAAGGAACTCGTCAACCTGAGCGGTGTCGTAGCCCTTTCTTCCGATGGTGAATTCGACCTTGAGGTCCGAAAAAGCTCCCATGAATGTCAACCTTTGTGCGCCGTGTTGACCTTCCACCATCCATTCTGTGCCCACAGTGAGTATACGGGCAACCGCGTTGGGTAGTCAACCTAGTTATTTCAGACCCCTTCGGCTGGTCACGAAAACTATGGCGCGGGCCGTGTCTAGCCCGGGGTGGTCGCGAGCTCAGCTACCTGGTCGCACAGCAGACGCATGGTTGCCACGAATTCGAGCCGGTTGGAGATGCTGGTTGGGGAACCCTCCAAGAGGTTTCGGTATTTGGCGAGCGAGAGGGCGGATTCGAACAAAGGGTTACTAACAGATTCCGGGCTGGCAATTGCTTGCTGACGCAGATACTGACCACCGAGGCTCATGGCATCCTTCTTGATCGTCTTCTCGTCGAGTTGCGAGACGTATGTATCGCGTTCGATGACCTCAGCGATGATTCGGTACGATTCGAAGAAAGGCCGGAGAACCAGCGGGGCCATCTTCGGATCGAATCCGTGGAGCAAAGCGCCGACATCGCCCGACTTGAGCAAAGATCTCCATGAGCTATTGCGACGCAACAGCTCATGGCGGACTTCGCCGACAAACGCGTCTATGGCGGGGAAGAAGAACTCAAACTTCAAGAGGTCGCGAAGTTCAAGCGCCTCGTCGAAAACGGACCGCGCTGCATCTGGATCGGTGCGCACTCGAACAAGAGCGAGTTCTGTGATGGCCGTGGTCACGAAGAAGTGGATGATGGTGTTCCGGTAGTACGACGCAGCTAGATGTTGACGGTGGGCGATTGAGTAGATCGGTTCGTCGACGCCATCGAACTCCTCGACGATCCCGTGTGTGATGAGAGAATTGAGCGATTTACGGATCTGCTCATCGGCTTGGAAGTCGAGCGGTTCGGTCGTTGGCAGCGAGCGCACCGCGACAAACGTCGCAATCGGTTGCAGCATGTTCTGGAGGTCTGCAAAGTTCATCGCTGAGCCATCGCCCGAAAGCAACACCATCGACACCAGAGAGATGGGTGTGATCGGAGTGACCTCGTTAATCCTGGTCGAGACTTCAAATGCGAGCTTTGGGATTACGGTGGAACGGGGATCGTCGGCCTCCTCGTCGATACCAACACTCGCGAGGAACTCGGCTAGCTGGATCGGGGCGCCAAACCGCACATAGATGCGTCCGTAACTATCGCTCAAATCCTTGCTGAGCTGACGAAACAGCCAGCCGGCTCCTTCGCTCTGCTTCGTGCCGCCGCTGGCTTCGGCGACGTGTGCGCTGACGTCTTGGATCTGGTCATACGCGATCGACACGGGGATGAACATTACGTCCTCGCATGCCCCGCGCTCGTACGCCTCGACAACATAGGACAACATCCCGTAGCGGGGAGGCCTGAGCTTGCCGGTGCGAGATCTGCCACCTTCGATGTACCACTCGAGCGAGAATCGGCGAGACAGGAGGTAATCGAGATAGCGGCGAAGAGCGAATTTGTATGGGGCGTTGTTCTTGAAGTCGCGCCGGATGAAAAACGCCCCGGTGCGCCTCAAGAATGGCCCAATCGGAAAAAAGTTCATGTTGATCCCCGCAGCGGTGTGGGTCTGGGGCAATCCGTTCTCATAGAACAAGTGCTGGAGAGTGAGGTGATCAAAGTTCGATTTGTGCGACGGGAGGAACACCAGTGGGACTGTCTCTGACATGCGACAGACTGCAGCGAGTTCGTCGCTGTCATAGTCAATGTCAACATACGCCTTGGAGACGAGCCATTTGATAGCACTTGCGACGAGGTCAATCGTCCACCACCGATGACGTGCCGCGATCTCGTTGATGTACCGGCCCGTGCGCGCAGCCATCACCTCGTATGAGACGTCCGCGTCCTGAGCGAGTTCGGCGACACCTTTCGTGAACTGGTTCGACGCAACGATGTCGTCCTTGACGAACTTGGCAACCTTGTACCTTGAACCACGAAGATGGCGTTCGGCGCGCTCTAGATCGAGCCAGGCTTTCCCGGCGACATGTGAGGCAAAAGCGGTTCCATCGTCGCGGCCACCTGAAAGCGCCTTCTCCCAACCGTTGCGGAGTACCGAGGCGTGCGTCGCGGTGCCGATGAGGATCCTCACCCTGTCGGGATGGCGATAGTACAGGTACACCTGCCGGAGCACGTTCGGATCACGGGGGTCCCCCAGGGCGAGCAACTCACGCAGGCGTGCAACGCGTAACCCGTTCCTTTTCTTCGAGGGCAACCACGCGATCCGAAGCGGGATCAGCAATGGGTCGGAGTCTGTGTCGAGGAATGCTCCGAGACGGGGATCGGACTTGCCTGCTCGGCGCCGTCGGCGGCGTGTCGTCGGGAGCAGGGCGACCTGGACGTCGCCCTTGCGCGCATCGCTCGGGCGGAGCCGCCGTATCCACGAGTCAAGGATCCGCCGCTCTATCGGTCCAGACACCTCAAGCACAGTGAGGTAGGGTCCGTTGTCGCGGGGCCAATCCGGTTCGTTTCTTACGGGTCCCGGGGTAGGAAGCAGGCGTAGCACATGATTGAGTGTAGAGCGGACCGCTGCTGCGGTGCCGCTGACCAGCGCGTCGTTATGCCAGGAACGTCGCGTTGGCTTCCCAGAGCGCCTCGGTCTGATCGATGTGGTCTCGTGCCGTGTCGTGAAGATGCTGTGCAACGTACGCAACGAGAAGTTCGGCGATAGCAACGGCCGGGACCGAACTGTCGAAGGGGCCGATCGCGGGGATGTAGAGTTCGCACCATGTGTCCGTGACAGCGGCGAGAGGGGACAGCGGGCCGTCCGTGATCGCGACGACGTTGACGCCTGTCCGCGCAAGCGC
This window of the Acidobacteriota bacterium genome carries:
- a CDS encoding DivIVA domain-containing protein, with protein sequence MGAFSDLKVEFTIGRKGYDTAQVDEFLDSQVRKLANSHDEQALRLVELGASVAAAKEQEEAIHLTLVAATKTKDELLASAEEAVATAKEEADTEAAKILDGAKREAMELLAISRTDAETATSNATHMAETIIAEAEQKAASATNGVDAIIGEAQTEADATKAAAWEAAASTTETANAEAEQILRTARDEAITLLERVKAETVEALASRDVELELLRSEYDRVVQSTASRATQLKKATAALEAQLTAIAAGALDEIRSLSTTMAVTLPASELEAMIGATARTRPDPDATPAADIVTSAAHAGEEPLPETSVPTSDSAESEQTISGPTREGHAADTAEETLAHEVGSVPSAEPTSTPADDVSTADAVVEAASSEDSTDPDQLAALVALHNDDSTDDDTKEVDSVARAESDLETVAETDEGKEMESNGRPQRGSFYARRSAKLPRIGPEAASSTIAAINAMRKTAKSAGAQGRGADEGRAKQPA
- a CDS encoding 1-acyl-sn-glycerol-3-phosphate acyltransferase; translated protein: MLRLLPTPGPVRNEPDWPRDNGPYLTVLEVSGPIERRILDSWIRRLRPSDARKGDVQVALLPTTRRRRRRAGKSDPRLGAFLDTDSDPLLIPLRIAWLPSKKRNGLRVARLRELLALGDPRDPNVLRQVYLYYRHPDRVRILIGTATHASVLRNGWEKALSGGRDDGTAFASHVAGKAWLDLERAERHLRGSRYKVAKFVKDDIVASNQFTKGVAELAQDADVSYEVMAARTGRYINEIAARHRWWTIDLVASAIKWLVSKAYVDIDYDSDELAAVCRMSETVPLVFLPSHKSNFDHLTLQHLFYENGLPQTHTAAGINMNFFPIGPFLRRTGAFFIRRDFKNNAPYKFALRRYLDYLLSRRFSLEWYIEGGRSRTGKLRPPRYGMLSYVVEAYERGACEDVMFIPVSIAYDQIQDVSAHVAEASGGTKQSEGAGWLFRQLSKDLSDSYGRIYVRFGAPIQLAEFLASVGIDEEADDPRSTVIPKLAFEVSTRINEVTPITPISLVSMVLLSGDGSAMNFADLQNMLQPIATFVAVRSLPTTEPLDFQADEQIRKSLNSLITHGIVEEFDGVDEPIYSIAHRQHLAASYYRNTIIHFFVTTAITELALVRVRTDPDAARSVFDEALELRDLLKFEFFFPAIDAFVGEVRHELLRRNSSWRSLLKSGDVGALLHGFDPKMAPLVLRPFFESYRIIAEVIERDTYVSQLDEKTIKKDAMSLGGQYLRQQAIASPESVSNPLFESALSLAKYRNLLEGSPTSISNRLEFVATMRLLCDQVAELATTPG